The following is a genomic window from Spirochaetota bacterium.
GCCTTCCACTTCAGGGATGCATGCGCCAACTGGCTGACAAATCCTGTTTACGATCCGGCGACACTGACTGCTGAATATAAGGCATGTGCTGTCAGTATTGAGAAGCTATAGGCAAAGAGTGAAATTCATTTATTGTCTATTATACTGGATTAAAATTTTAATTGCACATTCTTTATACATGATTTAGAAGTCATCTTAAGATTTCACTTATTGATTGCTCATTTTCTTGCAGTTGACTGGATAGATCGCATGGTGAAAATCGATAAAATTATTCATATTGAAAGGACTTCTATAAGATGGATTTGAATGACAGGCTTTACGAAATATTTAAAGACAGGGCAAAGGATGTAGCCATTGATACAATCAACATTGGCCTTGGGTATACTGCGGTTGAGACATCAGATGGAGGGATAGGGATATCATATACCTATTTTGAAAGCAAGAGGTCATGCTCAGTAAATAAAAATTATTACGACTATGAAGGGAAGTCATCACTCCCTCTGCTAGATAAGATTAAGAGCGAGGATACTATTCAGAGAAGCATGGCCCTGGCCCTTATAAATGCATTGAATTACAGGGATTCTGCTCTTCTGCCTGAGGATCCGAACAACTATATATTGTTTGATAAATTCGGCATAAAAGAGGGCACAAGGGCAGCTATGGTCGGCTTTTTCGGACCCCTTATTCAATTTATCAAGGATAAAAAGGCCTTCCTGGAGGTAATTGATAGATCACGGAATGTTGGTTCTGAGGAGGATTTATATATTAAGCTTGAAGATTGGGCAGAGGTTCTATTCCTCACCTCCACCTCAATCTTAAATAATACAACTGAGATTATATTGGGGAAGGCTGGCAAGGGTGTTAAAACAGTTATGTTAGGACCAAGCACACCGCTGGTCTCCAAGGCCTTTGATCATCTGCCAGTGAATATGCTGGCAGGAACAGTTGTAGTTGAGAGAGAAGGGGTGCTAAAGGCTATTCGGCATGGGGCAGGAGCTCCTGTTATTCATAGATACAGCCGAAAATCTTATCTGGATCTATCTTAATATCTATTAGGAAAACATATTATTAAAAGATATTGCTACAGGATTGGCTTATTCTATTGTTATTCAGAACAAATTTGTTCCATAAATCAAAAAAGATTGAATAGACCTCAATCCTCAAGTCTATAATATTACACCTGTATTCCGCAGATAAGTGATTTGAGAACATCCATAT
Proteins encoded in this region:
- a CDS encoding DUF364 domain-containing protein, whose product is MDLNDRLYEIFKDRAKDVAIDTINIGLGYTAVETSDGGIGISYTYFESKRSCSVNKNYYDYEGKSSLPLLDKIKSEDTIQRSMALALINALNYRDSALLPEDPNNYILFDKFGIKEGTRAAMVGFFGPLIQFIKDKKAFLEVIDRSRNVGSEEDLYIKLEDWAEVLFLTSTSILNNTTEIILGKAGKGVKTVMLGPSTPLVSKAFDHLPVNMLAGTVVVEREGVLKAIRHGAGAPVIHRYSRKSYLDLS